The genomic DNA CCTGATCTACCTCGCCGGGATCACCCGTCGCCCAGTCTCGGCCCGCTTCAAGGATCACACCCGCAAATACCTCAACGGTGAGTACAACGTGCTGGACATCGACGCGGCCCGGCGAGGGGTGCGCAAGGAGGTTTGGCACGGCTGGGGGTACGCGCGGGCGCACCGGGAGGAGTTCGAGGCGCGCAAACCGGAGATCCTCGAGGCTGTACGCCGACAGCTGGCGGGCTTTTGCATCTTTGTCGCGGACGTGGGGACTGGCCCTCGAGTCCTCGAGCGCATCGAGGCTGCGGTCATGAACCATCTGTACCGGCAGCCGCCCCCTTTCTGCGATATTCCCGACAAAGGCATGTACCTGGCTCCCCGCCGGCCTTCGGAGGACCCCATCCGGGCCGAGAACGTCTGCAAAGCCTTTCTCCACGGGCTCCCTGATTGCATGGAGGTATAACTAAGTATCGCTATTTGGTGACATTTGTTGACCAATAATGGTCAGGTTTATTAGTATGGAGTTTCAAGGGGAAATGTCACTATGCCTAAGGCAGCCCACTGGAACAAAAAGCTGGTCAACATCGCTGAAGCCAAGGCCCAGCTCTCCCGCTTGATCGAGCGGGTCGAGCGGGGGGAGGTCGTCCTCATTGGGCGGTATGGGCGGGTGGTGGCCAGGCTGGTGCCTCCTGAGCAGCCCGTCAAACCCAAGAGGGTACCGGGGGTCTGGAAGGGGAAGGTCTGGATGGCCCCGGACTTCGACCAGCCCAATGCCGAGATCGCGCAGATGATGGAGGAAAGCCCCCTTGAACCTGCTGCTCGATAGCCACGTCCTCTTGTGGTGGCTTTCCGACGATAAAAGGCTGAGCCGCAAAGCCCGTGGGCTCATTGAGCACACCGACGAAGTATTCGTGAGTGCGGCCACCACCTGGGAGCTGGCGGTGAAGGCTTCGCTGGGGAAGCTACGGATGCCGGAGGGTTTTCTGGAGGTGGTGGAGGCGCAGGGTTTCCTTCATCTCCCCATCAGCCCCGAGCATGCCATGGCCGTACAAAGCCTTCCGTGGCATCACCGCGACCCCTTCGACCGCATCCTGCTGGCCCAGGCCATGGTCGAGGGATTGAAGTTGGTGAGTGCGGATGCTGCGCTAGCTCCGTACGGAAGACTCGTGATCAGGGTTTGAAGAGACAGTGCCAACTTTGCTGACGACACCTCAGACTGCAAGTTCGAGGCTTCACCGCCCCCTCCCCCAGCCTTCGGCTGGGCCGAGCGGTTCTCACGGGACGGTTCACGCCGCCGGTGGCGGCGGCGTACCTACCCCCGAAGACCCCGTCCCCCCATCTGGGAGGCAACTGTGCTGGGCAGCAGCTCAATATTTCTGAAGAGCGCTCTAAGGGCGCTTGCCAGAGCTGTCCGGGACGGGCCAAAACTAGTCCTGCGGCGCAATCACAAAGGCCGAGGCAATCTCGTCCTTGTCGCTCAGGTTCATTACCCTGACCCCGCTGGTGGCCCGCCCGTACTGGGAGATGCTGGCCACGCTGGTGCGAATGGCATTACCCCGGCGCGAGAGTACCAGCAGATCTTCGTTGCCCTGTACGCGCATGAGGGCGGCTAGCTGGCCCACCTTTTCGTTGGTATTGAAGGTGATAACCCCCACCCCACCGCGGCCTTGCAGGGGGTACTCGGAAATGGGGGTGCGCTTGCCGTAGCCATGGGTTCCCACAGCCAGCACCTCGCCCTCCTCGCCTTTGGGCAGAATGACCAGCGAAACCACCTGGTCGTCGCGGCCTTCCTTGAAGCGAATGCCGGTTACGCCCTGGCTGGCCCGCCCGGTGGCCCGCACATCCGAGAGCTCAAAGCGGATGGCCTGACCGCTTTGGGTTGCCAGCATAACCTGGTCGCCTTCCTGGGCAATGGCTACCCCGACCAATGCGTCGTTTTCTACCAGGTTGATGGCAATCAAGCCCGCGCTGCTGAGGTTCTGGTACTCCTTAATCTCGGTTTTTTTGATCAAGCCGTTTTTGGTAGCGAACACAAAGTAGCCTTCCTGGGTCAGGTCGCGCACGTTCAGCAGGGCTGCTACCTCTTCACCCTCTTGTAGGGGCAGCAGGCTGACGATGTGGGTACCTCGAGCCTGCCGGCTGGCTTCGGGCAGCTCGTGGACTTTTTCGCCATAGACCCGGCCCCGGTTGGTGAAGATGAGCAGGGTATCGTGCATCGAGGCCACAAAGACCGAGATGGCCTCGTCCTCGGCCTTGGTTTTGCCAGCCTGGGCCCCCGTTCCTCCCCGGCCCTGGGCGCGGTAGGCCTCGAGCGGGGTGCGCTTGACAAAACCCTGGCTGGTGAGGGTGATGACCATGGGCTCATCCTCGATGAGGTCCTCGAGGCTGAAGCCTTCTTCGAACTCGGTAATCTGGGTGCGGCGCTGATCGCCATACTTGTTTTTTATATCCAGCAACTCGCCCCTAACCACCTGCCACAGCCGCTTTTCGTCGCCCAGAATGGCCTCGAGGCGCGCGATTTCTTCCATCAGGTCGCGGTATTCGGCTTGCAGCTTGTCCCGCTCCAGGCCCACCAGCCGTTGCAGACGCATATCCAGGATGGCCTGGGCCTGAATCTCGCTCAGGTTAAAGCGGCTAACAAGCCCCGAGCGGGCTTCGGCGGCATCCTGCGAGCCGCGAATTAGGGCGATGACCTCGTCAATGTGGTCGAGGGCAATCAAAAGCCCTTCCAGCACATGGGCGCGTTCTTTGGCTTTACGTAACTCGTACTCGGTACGCTTGCGTACTACCACCCCACGGTGCTCGAGGTAGTGGCGCATTATCTCCAGCAGGTTGAGCACCTTGGGCTCGCCGTGCACAATCGCCAGTAGGTTCACGGTAAAGCTGGTCTGTAAGCGGGTGTGCTTGTAGAGCTTGTTGAGCACCACCTGGGGGTTGGCCCCGCGCTTGAGTTCGACGGCAATGCGCATGCCCTGGCGATCCGACTCGTCGCGCAAAGCCGAGATTTCCTCGATGACTTTGTTGCGAACCAGAGAGGCGATCTGAGCAATAAGGTCGGCCTTGTTGACTTGATAGGGAATTTCGGTAAAGACCAGCATGGCCCGCCCGTTTTTATCTTCGTTACGGTAGCGTGCGCGGATCTTAAGGCTGCCACGCCCGGTGGCGTAGGCCTCTTTGATGCCCCGGCGCGAAAGCTTGGCTCCGGTGGGAAAATCGGGGCCGGGCAGAACCTTCATGACCTCCTCGAGAGAGACCTCGGGGTTATCAATCATCTGCACCAGCGCATCCACCACCTCGCTCAGGTTGTGGGGGGGGAGGCTGGTGGCCATACCGACGGCAATACCGGCGGAGCCGTTGACCAGGAGGTTGGGCAGGGCCGCCGGAAGCACCTCGGGCTGCTCCTGGGTGCCGTCGTAGTTGGGCGCGAAAGGCACGGTTTCTTTGTCGAGGTCTTGCAGGAGCTCGAGGCCAATATGGGAGAGCCGGGCCTCGGTGTAACGCTGGGCGGCCGGCGGATCGCCGTCCACCGAGCCGAAGTTGCCCTGCCCGTCAATCAGCGGGTAGCGCAGGTTCCAGGGCTGGGCCAGGCGTACCAGGGTGTCGTAGATGGCCGCATCGCCGTGGGGGTGGAACTTACCCATCACCTCACCCACAATCTTGGCGCACTTCACGTGCTTGCGGCTCGGCAACACCCCGTCCTGGTAGGCGCCATACAGGATGCGCCGCTGCACCGGCTTGAGGCCGTCGCGCACATCGGGCAGGGCCCGGTCGACAATGACCGACATGGCATAGTTGATGAAGCTTTGTTTGACTTCGTCGGTGATTTCAATGGGAAGAACCTGGGACATTCAATAACTCCTATTTTGCTTTCAGCACAAAAAAAGCGCACGTGAACGTGCTTTGTATCCAACACTCTATTATACTCCAACTCGGGCAATTATGGCAAAAACAGAAAATGTGCAGGGCCCGTCAAACAGTTGACGGAGTTGAGAAATTGTTTTGCTTGGTTGGGCTGGGCTAAAGCGTTGTTTTGGAAGGTGGTTTAGCTCTGGCCACAGCGGAACGCTGCGGATGATGGGGGTGGTGGGATTGTAGCCACCCCTGTTTTGGAGCCAGGCACACGATCTGCCAGCCGCGTGGAAGCGCGATAGGGGCTACTTTATACTCAAGCAGACATAGCGGTTCGCGCGAATGCCGGATGGGGCTTCACATTTGCCAACCTGAGGCTGGTGTTTGCGAGAAACGCAAGCAATGCGGAGGAATCCATGCCCTACATCCTTGCCCTCGACCAGGGAACCACCAGCAGCCGGGCCATCGTCTTCGACCTGGAAGGACAGCCCAAAGCCATGGCCCAGCAGGAGTTCATGCAGCACTTTCCCCAGCCGGGCTGGGTCGAGCACGACCCCCTGGAAATCTGGCAAACCCAGCTTCAGGTAGCCCGCGAGGCCATCCGGCGCGCCGGCATCCAGCCCGGCGAGATTGTGGCTCTCGGCATCACCAACCAGCGCGAGACCACCGTGCTGTGGGAACGGGCTACCGGCAAGCCGGTCTACCGGGCCATCGTCTGGCAGGATCGCCGCACTGCGGCTATCTGCGATGAGCTACGCAAAGGGGGCTATGAAGGCGTATTCCAGCAGAAAACCGGGCTCTTGCTGGACGCCTATTTTTCCGGCACCAAGGTGAAGTGGCTTCTGGAAAACGTGCCGGGGCTGCGGGAGCGGGCCGGGAAGGGCGAGCTCTGCTTTGGCACCATCGATAGCTGGCTGATTTACAACTTGACCGGGGGCCGGGTACA from Meiothermus cerbereus DSM 11376 includes the following:
- a CDS encoding type II toxin-antitoxin system Phd/YefM family antitoxin; amino-acid sequence: MPKAAHWNKKLVNIAEAKAQLSRLIERVERGEVVLIGRYGRVVARLVPPEQPVKPKRVPGVWKGKVWMAPDFDQPNAEIAQMMEESPLEPAAR
- a CDS encoding type II toxin-antitoxin system VapC family toxin; this translates as MNLLLDSHVLLWWLSDDKRLSRKARGLIEHTDEVFVSAATTWELAVKASLGKLRMPEGFLEVVEAQGFLHLPISPEHAMAVQSLPWHHRDPFDRILLAQAMVEGLKLVSADAALAPYGRLVIRV
- the gyrA gene encoding DNA gyrase subunit A; the protein is MSQVLPIEITDEVKQSFINYAMSVIVDRALPDVRDGLKPVQRRILYGAYQDGVLPSRKHVKCAKIVGEVMGKFHPHGDAAIYDTLVRLAQPWNLRYPLIDGQGNFGSVDGDPPAAQRYTEARLSHIGLELLQDLDKETVPFAPNYDGTQEQPEVLPAALPNLLVNGSAGIAVGMATSLPPHNLSEVVDALVQMIDNPEVSLEEVMKVLPGPDFPTGAKLSRRGIKEAYATGRGSLKIRARYRNEDKNGRAMLVFTEIPYQVNKADLIAQIASLVRNKVIEEISALRDESDRQGMRIAVELKRGANPQVVLNKLYKHTRLQTSFTVNLLAIVHGEPKVLNLLEIMRHYLEHRGVVVRKRTEYELRKAKERAHVLEGLLIALDHIDEVIALIRGSQDAAEARSGLVSRFNLSEIQAQAILDMRLQRLVGLERDKLQAEYRDLMEEIARLEAILGDEKRLWQVVRGELLDIKNKYGDQRRTQITEFEEGFSLEDLIEDEPMVITLTSQGFVKRTPLEAYRAQGRGGTGAQAGKTKAEDEAISVFVASMHDTLLIFTNRGRVYGEKVHELPEASRQARGTHIVSLLPLQEGEEVAALLNVRDLTQEGYFVFATKNGLIKKTEIKEYQNLSSAGLIAINLVENDALVGVAIAQEGDQVMLATQSGQAIRFELSDVRATGRASQGVTGIRFKEGRDDQVVSLVILPKGEEGEVLAVGTHGYGKRTPISEYPLQGRGGVGVITFNTNEKVGQLAALMRVQGNEDLLVLSRRGNAIRTSVASISQYGRATSGVRVMNLSDKDEIASAFVIAPQD